The following proteins come from a genomic window of Candidatus Latescibacter sp.:
- a CDS encoding glycosyltransferase, whose translation MPELKEYIPIVGQHVIDELSFLSGKLSGKTIENINSTAVGGGVAEILTRMIPLLRELGVDARWEVIKGNERFFYITKKMHNALHGIDEKISPEEYKFFLEVNRHNAQEMNLYGDIIFIHDPQPVALVEKKKSLGKKWIWRCHIDFTKPKQDVMDFLKTYIEQYDSMVFSAPAFSRDLKIPQMLISPSIDPLSEKNKDLPPEIIDSIIEQFGIDKERPIVTQISRFDYLKDPVGVIRVYQMVKKNIDCQLVLAGGGATDDPEGMKVLEEVREQAADDPDIHVLFLPPSSDREINALQRASSVVLQKSLKEGFGLTVAEALWKAKPVIASAVGGIPLQIAHKYSGILTYSVEGTAFYLKQLLNEPDYAQKLGTNGKEHIRNNFLITRHIRDYLLLFLSMYYKDDVVYL comes from the coding sequence ATGCCGGAACTTAAAGAATACATACCCATTGTGGGTCAGCATGTCATAGACGAACTCTCGTTCCTGTCTGGGAAATTGAGTGGGAAAACCATCGAAAATATCAATTCCACCGCGGTGGGAGGAGGTGTGGCAGAAATTCTCACCCGCATGATCCCCCTGCTCCGTGAATTGGGAGTGGATGCCCGATGGGAAGTAATCAAAGGAAACGAAAGGTTTTTTTACATCACAAAAAAAATGCATAATGCCCTGCACGGAATTGATGAGAAAATTTCTCCGGAAGAATACAAATTTTTTCTGGAAGTGAACCGTCACAATGCTCAGGAAATGAACCTATACGGAGATATCATTTTTATCCACGATCCCCAGCCGGTAGCACTCGTTGAAAAGAAGAAGAGCTTAGGGAAAAAATGGATATGGAGATGCCATATTGATTTTACCAAGCCAAAGCAGGACGTTATGGATTTTCTTAAAACCTATATCGAGCAATACGACTCCATGGTTTTTTCAGCCCCTGCATTTTCACGGGATCTGAAAATTCCCCAGATGCTTATCTCTCCGTCCATAGATCCGCTCAGCGAAAAGAATAAGGACCTTCCCCCCGAAATAATCGACTCTATAATTGAGCAATTCGGTATTGATAAAGAACGTCCGATTGTCACTCAGATATCCCGTTTCGACTACCTGAAAGACCCTGTCGGAGTAATAAGGGTATATCAAATGGTTAAAAAAAATATTGACTGCCAGCTTGTTCTGGCCGGCGGCGGAGCTACCGATGACCCGGAAGGTATGAAAGTGCTCGAGGAAGTTCGGGAACAGGCTGCAGATGATCCGGATATCCATGTCCTTTTCCTGCCGCCTTCCAGCGACAGGGAGATCAATGCACTTCAGCGGGCATCTTCGGTGGTCCTTCAGAAATCGCTGAAAGAGGGATTCGGTTTAACTGTGGCGGAGGCGCTCTGGAAAGCCAAACCGGTCATTGCCTCTGCAGTAGGAGGGATTCCCCTCCAGATAGCCCACAAGTACTCAGGAATACTAACTTATTCAGTCGAAGGAACTGCCTTCTACCTCAAGCAACTGCTCAACGAGCCGGACTATGCCCAAAAACTTGGTACGAACGGAAAAGAACACATCCGCAACAACTTCCTCATAACCCGTCACATCCGCGATTACCTCCTCCTTTTTCTCTCAATGTATTATAAAGACGATGTAGTGTATTTGTAA